A DNA window from Brassica napus cultivar Da-Ae chromosome A4, Da-Ae, whole genome shotgun sequence contains the following coding sequences:
- the LOC125607867 gene encoding CCR4-NOT transcription complex subunit 10-like isoform X2, producing the protein MDSIPSDAARDGSICDEAIVLSVTCALAKDALSYFQSGKFHECIDILIQLNHKKRNDPKVLHNMAIAEYFKNACSNSKKLLEDLNTVKKQSEELAKEPLEAVNPGSNVSVSKDLFDSTVTTLNIAVTWFHLHQYAKCLSILDPLFLNIEPLDETIALQICFLMLDSALACHDAVKFLEVFGHLDKSFGVGFGTHEEIGSTMQLSSNQVSKTSSLLSSSAASDALKSDLAAAESGLCEEGLEYDNVLAEIEAEKRMKPVGHIPANNLLKTIGERSILTVDVKLELQLYKVRFLLLTRNVKLAKREVKHAMNIAQKRDSSMALLLKSQLEYAHGNHRKAIKLLLVSGIQKELRTSGIFNNNLGCIYYQLGKYQAASVLFSNALRNCSSLRKDNPVKLFSLSQDKSLLITYNCGVLYLACGKPLLAAQCFQKASLVFCRQPLLWLRIAECCILALQKGLLEGGNTSSDRSEIRVHVIGKGKWRQLMMEENGFVELGGSAQWPKLSLPLARVCLSNSMYLLNVSLMNESKSDLESPLSVMINDTKEASWSDHGDANTNSELKEAKGGMNQDIIQNSLSAYKDIRRRENHLLKQALLANMAYVELELENPIKALSAANSLLQLPDSSKIYVFLGHIYAAEALCLLNRPGEAGAHLSAYLLGQEDFKLPFAQEDFDPWRMNMSSDCEETSDCSTGNARDSLKPEEARGALFANLAALFATQGHYDQAKPFIQHALTVLPNNVQATITAVYIDLMVGRSQDAVARLKQCTRVSFVPGRLEVRAS; encoded by the exons ATGGATTCGATACCATCGGACGCCGCTAGAGATGGGTCAATCTGCGACGAAGCCATCGTTCTATCTGTAACTTGTGCACTCGCTAAAGACGCTCTCTCCTATTTCCAATCTGGCAAATTCCACGAGTGTATCGACATTCTGATTCAGCTCAACCACAAGAAACGGAACGATCCCAAG GTTCTTCACAATATGGCAATTGCAGAGTACTTCAAAAATGCTTGCTCGAATTCCAAGAAACTACTCGAAGATCTTAACACTGTCAAG AAACAGAGTGAAGAACTTGCAAAAGAACCACTGGAAGCTGTAAACCCTGGATCTAACGTCTCTGTGTCAAAGGATCTGTTTGATAGTACTGTCACAACTCTCAACATT GCAGTTACCTGGTTTCATCTGCATCAGTATGCTAAATGTTTATCCATTCTAGATCCTCTGTTTCTAAATATTGAGCCGCTAGACGAG ACTATTGCACTTCAAATCTGCTTCTTGATGCTGGATAGTGCGCTGGCTTGTCATGATGCTGTgaaatttttg GAGGTGTTTGGCCATCTGGACAAATCTTTTGGTGTTGGTTTTGGAACTCATGAGGAAATTGGAAGCACAATGCAACTTTCTTCAAATCAGGTGTCAAAAACATCTTCTCTCCTGAGCAGCTCGGCGGCCTCAGATGCTTTGAAGTCTGATTTAGCAGCTGCTGAAAGTGGTTTGTGTGAGGAAGGTCTAGAGTATGACAATGTTCTAGCGGAAATTGAGGCCGAGAAACGAATGAAGCCAGTTGGCCATATTCCAGCAAACAATCTTCTCAAGACAATAGGAGAAAGGTCCATCTTGACTGTTGATGTGAAGCTTGAGTTGCAGCTTTACAAAGTCCGGTTCTTACTTCTTACGAGAAACGTAAAACTGGCTAAGCGTGAAGTTAAACATGCGATGAACATTGCTCAAAAAAGGGACTCCTCTATGGCTCTCCTCTTGAAATCTCAGCTTGAGTATGCTCATGGGAATCATCGAAAGGCTATAAAGCTCTTGTTGGTCTCCGGTATTCAAAAAGAATTGAGGACTTCAGGAATCTTCAACAACAACCTTGGTTGCATATACTATCAGCTTGGAAAGTATCAAGCCGCCTCTGTGTTATTTTCGAATGCTCTAAGGAATTGTTCATCACTAAGAAAGGATAATCCCGTGAAGTTGTTTTCTCTCTCACAGGATAAGTCTCTGTTGATCACTTACAACTGCGGTGTGCTTTATTTAGCTTGTGGAAAGCCTCTACTTGCTGCTCAATGCTTCCAGAAGGCAAGCCTAGTTTTCTGCAGACAGCCTCTCCTCTGGCTCCGTATAGCTGAATGCTGTATACTGGCTTTACAAAAGGGTCTTTTGGAAGGGGGAAACACTTCTTCGGATAGATCGGAAATCAGAGTCCATGTGATTGGGaaagggaaatggagacaacttATGATGGAAGAGAATGGATTCGTGGAACTTGGTGGCAGTGCCCAATGGCCAAAGCTTTCACTGCCACTAGCACGGGTGTGTCTCTCTAATAGCATGTATTTGCTCAATGTGTCTCTCATGAATGAATCTAAATCAGATCTTGAGTCACCACTATCCGTGATGATAAATGACACCAAGGAGGCATCATGGTCTGACCATGGCGATGCTAATACCAACTCAGAATTGAAGGAGGCAAAAGGAGGAATGAACCAGGACATAATTCAAAACTCCCTCTCCGCTTACAAGGATATCCGTAGAAGAGAGAATCATTTGCTCAAACAAGCTCTTCTTGCCAATATGGCTTACGTTGAATTGGAGTTGGAGAATCCTATCAAAGCCTTGTCAGCTGCTAATTCACTCCTGCAACTTCCAGATTCTTCAAAGATATATGTTTTCTTAGGCCATATTTACGCAGCGGAGGCTCTCTGCTTGCTCAACAGACCCGGTGAAGCTGGTGCGCATTTATCTGCCTATCTACTCGGACAGGAAGATTTTAAACTGCCATTTGCGCAAGAAGACTTTGACCCGTGGCGGATGAACATGAGTTCCGACTGTGAGGAGACATCGGATTGTTCCACAGGAAATGCCCGGGATTCACTCAAGCCAGAAGAAGCTCGTGGAGCACTTTTTGCAAACCTTGCCGCCCTCTTTGCAACACAAG GGCATTATGACCAGGCCAAACCTTTCATTCAACACGCTTTAACTGTCCTACCGAACAATGTACAAGCTACGATTACAGCGGTCTACATCGATCTCATGGTGGGTAGGTCACAAGATGCCGTTGCTCGGTTAAAACAGTGTACCCGTGTGAGCTTTGTCCCTGGCAGATTGGAAGTGAGAGCCTCGTAA
- the LOC125607867 gene encoding CCR4-NOT transcription complex subunit 10-like isoform X3: MDSIPSDAARDGSICDEAIVLSVTCALAKDALSYFQSGKFHECIDILIQLNHKKRNDPKVLHNMAIAEYFKNACSNSKKLLEDLNTVKSEELAKEPLEAVNPGSNVSVSKDLFDSTVTTLNIAVTWFHLHQYAKCLSILDPLFLNIEPLDETIALQICFLMLDSALACHDAVKFLEVFGHLDKSFGVGFGTHEEIGSTMQLSSNQVSKTSSLLSSSAASDALKSDLAAAESGLCEEGLEYDNVLAEIEAEKRMKPVGHIPANNLLKTIGERSILTVDVKLELQLYKVRFLLLTRNVKLAKREVKHAMNIAQKRDSSMALLLKSQLEYAHGNHRKAIKLLLVSGIQKELRTSGIFNNNLGCIYYQLGKYQAASVLFSNALRNCSSLRKDNPVKLFSLSQDKSLLITYNCGVLYLACGKPLLAAQCFQKASLVFCRQPLLWLRIAECCILALQKGLLEGGNTSSDRSEIRVHVIGKGKWRQLMMEENGFVELGGSAQWPKLSLPLARVCLSNSMYLLNVSLMNESKSDLESPLSVMINDTKEASWSDHGDANTNSELKEAKGGMNQDIIQNSLSAYKDIRRRENHLLKQALLANMAYVELELENPIKALSAANSLLQLPDSSKIYVFLGHIYAAEALCLLNRPGEAGAHLSAYLLGQEDFKLPFAQEDFDPWRMNMSSDCEETSDCSTGNARDSLKPEEARGALFANLAALFATQGHYDQAKPFIQHALTVLPNNVQATITAVYIDLMVGRSQDAVARLKQCTRVSFVPGRLEVRAS; encoded by the exons ATGGATTCGATACCATCGGACGCCGCTAGAGATGGGTCAATCTGCGACGAAGCCATCGTTCTATCTGTAACTTGTGCACTCGCTAAAGACGCTCTCTCCTATTTCCAATCTGGCAAATTCCACGAGTGTATCGACATTCTGATTCAGCTCAACCACAAGAAACGGAACGATCCCAAG GTTCTTCACAATATGGCAATTGCAGAGTACTTCAAAAATGCTTGCTCGAATTCCAAGAAACTACTCGAAGATCTTAACACTGTCAAG AGTGAAGAACTTGCAAAAGAACCACTGGAAGCTGTAAACCCTGGATCTAACGTCTCTGTGTCAAAGGATCTGTTTGATAGTACTGTCACAACTCTCAACATT GCAGTTACCTGGTTTCATCTGCATCAGTATGCTAAATGTTTATCCATTCTAGATCCTCTGTTTCTAAATATTGAGCCGCTAGACGAG ACTATTGCACTTCAAATCTGCTTCTTGATGCTGGATAGTGCGCTGGCTTGTCATGATGCTGTgaaatttttg GAGGTGTTTGGCCATCTGGACAAATCTTTTGGTGTTGGTTTTGGAACTCATGAGGAAATTGGAAGCACAATGCAACTTTCTTCAAATCAGGTGTCAAAAACATCTTCTCTCCTGAGCAGCTCGGCGGCCTCAGATGCTTTGAAGTCTGATTTAGCAGCTGCTGAAAGTGGTTTGTGTGAGGAAGGTCTAGAGTATGACAATGTTCTAGCGGAAATTGAGGCCGAGAAACGAATGAAGCCAGTTGGCCATATTCCAGCAAACAATCTTCTCAAGACAATAGGAGAAAGGTCCATCTTGACTGTTGATGTGAAGCTTGAGTTGCAGCTTTACAAAGTCCGGTTCTTACTTCTTACGAGAAACGTAAAACTGGCTAAGCGTGAAGTTAAACATGCGATGAACATTGCTCAAAAAAGGGACTCCTCTATGGCTCTCCTCTTGAAATCTCAGCTTGAGTATGCTCATGGGAATCATCGAAAGGCTATAAAGCTCTTGTTGGTCTCCGGTATTCAAAAAGAATTGAGGACTTCAGGAATCTTCAACAACAACCTTGGTTGCATATACTATCAGCTTGGAAAGTATCAAGCCGCCTCTGTGTTATTTTCGAATGCTCTAAGGAATTGTTCATCACTAAGAAAGGATAATCCCGTGAAGTTGTTTTCTCTCTCACAGGATAAGTCTCTGTTGATCACTTACAACTGCGGTGTGCTTTATTTAGCTTGTGGAAAGCCTCTACTTGCTGCTCAATGCTTCCAGAAGGCAAGCCTAGTTTTCTGCAGACAGCCTCTCCTCTGGCTCCGTATAGCTGAATGCTGTATACTGGCTTTACAAAAGGGTCTTTTGGAAGGGGGAAACACTTCTTCGGATAGATCGGAAATCAGAGTCCATGTGATTGGGaaagggaaatggagacaacttATGATGGAAGAGAATGGATTCGTGGAACTTGGTGGCAGTGCCCAATGGCCAAAGCTTTCACTGCCACTAGCACGGGTGTGTCTCTCTAATAGCATGTATTTGCTCAATGTGTCTCTCATGAATGAATCTAAATCAGATCTTGAGTCACCACTATCCGTGATGATAAATGACACCAAGGAGGCATCATGGTCTGACCATGGCGATGCTAATACCAACTCAGAATTGAAGGAGGCAAAAGGAGGAATGAACCAGGACATAATTCAAAACTCCCTCTCCGCTTACAAGGATATCCGTAGAAGAGAGAATCATTTGCTCAAACAAGCTCTTCTTGCCAATATGGCTTACGTTGAATTGGAGTTGGAGAATCCTATCAAAGCCTTGTCAGCTGCTAATTCACTCCTGCAACTTCCAGATTCTTCAAAGATATATGTTTTCTTAGGCCATATTTACGCAGCGGAGGCTCTCTGCTTGCTCAACAGACCCGGTGAAGCTGGTGCGCATTTATCTGCCTATCTACTCGGACAGGAAGATTTTAAACTGCCATTTGCGCAAGAAGACTTTGACCCGTGGCGGATGAACATGAGTTCCGACTGTGAGGAGACATCGGATTGTTCCACAGGAAATGCCCGGGATTCACTCAAGCCAGAAGAAGCTCGTGGAGCACTTTTTGCAAACCTTGCCGCCCTCTTTGCAACACAAGGGCATTATGACCAGGCCAAACCTTTCATTCAACACGCTTTAACTGTCCTACCGAACAATGTACAAGCTACGATTACAGCGGTCTACATCGATCTCATGGTGGGTAGGTCACAAGATGCCGTTGCTCGGTTAAAACAGTGTACCCGTGTGAGCTTTGTCCCTGGCAGATTGGAAGTGAGAGCCTCGTAA
- the LOC125607867 gene encoding CCR4-NOT transcription complex subunit 10-like isoform X1, with protein MDSIPSDAARDGSICDEAIVLSVTCALAKDALSYFQSGKFHECIDILIQLNHKKRNDPKVLHNMAIAEYFKNACSNSKKLLEDLNTVKKQSEELAKEPLEAVNPGSNVSVSKDLFDSTVTTLNIAVTWFHLHQYAKCLSILDPLFLNIEPLDETIALQICFLMLDSALACHDAVKFLEVFGHLDKSFGVGFGTHEEIGSTMQLSSNQVSKTSSLLSSSAASDALKSDLAAAESGLCEEGLEYDNVLAEIEAEKRMKPVGHIPANNLLKTIGERSILTVDVKLELQLYKVRFLLLTRNVKLAKREVKHAMNIAQKRDSSMALLLKSQLEYAHGNHRKAIKLLLVSGIQKELRTSGIFNNNLGCIYYQLGKYQAASVLFSNALRNCSSLRKDNPVKLFSLSQDKSLLITYNCGVLYLACGKPLLAAQCFQKASLVFCRQPLLWLRIAECCILALQKGLLEGGNTSSDRSEIRVHVIGKGKWRQLMMEENGFVELGGSAQWPKLSLPLARVCLSNSMYLLNVSLMNESKSDLESPLSVMINDTKEASWSDHGDANTNSELKEAKGGMNQDIIQNSLSAYKDIRRRENHLLKQALLANMAYVELELENPIKALSAANSLLQLPDSSKIYVFLGHIYAAEALCLLNRPGEAGAHLSAYLLGQEDFKLPFAQEDFDPWRMNMSSDCEETSDCSTGNARDSLKPEEARGALFANLAALFATQGHYDQAKPFIQHALTVLPNNVQATITAVYIDLMVGRSQDAVARLKQCTRVSFVPGRLEVRAS; from the exons ATGGATTCGATACCATCGGACGCCGCTAGAGATGGGTCAATCTGCGACGAAGCCATCGTTCTATCTGTAACTTGTGCACTCGCTAAAGACGCTCTCTCCTATTTCCAATCTGGCAAATTCCACGAGTGTATCGACATTCTGATTCAGCTCAACCACAAGAAACGGAACGATCCCAAG GTTCTTCACAATATGGCAATTGCAGAGTACTTCAAAAATGCTTGCTCGAATTCCAAGAAACTACTCGAAGATCTTAACACTGTCAAG AAACAGAGTGAAGAACTTGCAAAAGAACCACTGGAAGCTGTAAACCCTGGATCTAACGTCTCTGTGTCAAAGGATCTGTTTGATAGTACTGTCACAACTCTCAACATT GCAGTTACCTGGTTTCATCTGCATCAGTATGCTAAATGTTTATCCATTCTAGATCCTCTGTTTCTAAATATTGAGCCGCTAGACGAG ACTATTGCACTTCAAATCTGCTTCTTGATGCTGGATAGTGCGCTGGCTTGTCATGATGCTGTgaaatttttg GAGGTGTTTGGCCATCTGGACAAATCTTTTGGTGTTGGTTTTGGAACTCATGAGGAAATTGGAAGCACAATGCAACTTTCTTCAAATCAGGTGTCAAAAACATCTTCTCTCCTGAGCAGCTCGGCGGCCTCAGATGCTTTGAAGTCTGATTTAGCAGCTGCTGAAAGTGGTTTGTGTGAGGAAGGTCTAGAGTATGACAATGTTCTAGCGGAAATTGAGGCCGAGAAACGAATGAAGCCAGTTGGCCATATTCCAGCAAACAATCTTCTCAAGACAATAGGAGAAAGGTCCATCTTGACTGTTGATGTGAAGCTTGAGTTGCAGCTTTACAAAGTCCGGTTCTTACTTCTTACGAGAAACGTAAAACTGGCTAAGCGTGAAGTTAAACATGCGATGAACATTGCTCAAAAAAGGGACTCCTCTATGGCTCTCCTCTTGAAATCTCAGCTTGAGTATGCTCATGGGAATCATCGAAAGGCTATAAAGCTCTTGTTGGTCTCCGGTATTCAAAAAGAATTGAGGACTTCAGGAATCTTCAACAACAACCTTGGTTGCATATACTATCAGCTTGGAAAGTATCAAGCCGCCTCTGTGTTATTTTCGAATGCTCTAAGGAATTGTTCATCACTAAGAAAGGATAATCCCGTGAAGTTGTTTTCTCTCTCACAGGATAAGTCTCTGTTGATCACTTACAACTGCGGTGTGCTTTATTTAGCTTGTGGAAAGCCTCTACTTGCTGCTCAATGCTTCCAGAAGGCAAGCCTAGTTTTCTGCAGACAGCCTCTCCTCTGGCTCCGTATAGCTGAATGCTGTATACTGGCTTTACAAAAGGGTCTTTTGGAAGGGGGAAACACTTCTTCGGATAGATCGGAAATCAGAGTCCATGTGATTGGGaaagggaaatggagacaacttATGATGGAAGAGAATGGATTCGTGGAACTTGGTGGCAGTGCCCAATGGCCAAAGCTTTCACTGCCACTAGCACGGGTGTGTCTCTCTAATAGCATGTATTTGCTCAATGTGTCTCTCATGAATGAATCTAAATCAGATCTTGAGTCACCACTATCCGTGATGATAAATGACACCAAGGAGGCATCATGGTCTGACCATGGCGATGCTAATACCAACTCAGAATTGAAGGAGGCAAAAGGAGGAATGAACCAGGACATAATTCAAAACTCCCTCTCCGCTTACAAGGATATCCGTAGAAGAGAGAATCATTTGCTCAAACAAGCTCTTCTTGCCAATATGGCTTACGTTGAATTGGAGTTGGAGAATCCTATCAAAGCCTTGTCAGCTGCTAATTCACTCCTGCAACTTCCAGATTCTTCAAAGATATATGTTTTCTTAGGCCATATTTACGCAGCGGAGGCTCTCTGCTTGCTCAACAGACCCGGTGAAGCTGGTGCGCATTTATCTGCCTATCTACTCGGACAGGAAGATTTTAAACTGCCATTTGCGCAAGAAGACTTTGACCCGTGGCGGATGAACATGAGTTCCGACTGTGAGGAGACATCGGATTGTTCCACAGGAAATGCCCGGGATTCACTCAAGCCAGAAGAAGCTCGTGGAGCACTTTTTGCAAACCTTGCCGCCCTCTTTGCAACACAAGGGCATTATGACCAGGCCAAACCTTTCATTCAACACGCTTTAACTGTCCTACCGAACAATGTACAAGCTACGATTACAGCGGTCTACATCGATCTCATGGTGGGTAGGTCACAAGATGCCGTTGCTCGGTTAAAACAGTGTACCCGTGTGAGCTTTGTCCCTGGCAGATTGGAAGTGAGAGCCTCGTAA